The Gemmatimonadaceae bacterium region AGCCAGTCCTGGCGCGGCGGATCGAAGATGTCCACGTCGAGCGTGTCTTCGAGCGCCTCGGCTTTGTGCGGCACCATCGACGGGATGTGCAGCACTTGCCCCGCGCTCACCACGAGGGTCTGTGACTCGTCTTCGCCGATCCAGAAGCGAAGCGCGCCCTCGAGGATGTAGGTGAGCTGTTCGTTCTCGTGCGTGTGCTTAGGGACGATGCAGCCTTTTTTCAGATAGACGTGGGCGAGCATCATCTTGTCGCCGGTGATCAGCTTCCGGTCGAGGAGGGGCGACACGTTCTCGCGGGGGATCTCGTCCCACTTGTAGTAGGTGACGCTGCGTTCGGCAGTGGTAGACATGGGTTCAGCGGTAGGTGTGTGAGTGAGGCTCGCGTAACGCTGCGGCACAACGCGGCGCATGGCAAGCGATTCCCCGATCCCCCATGGTCACGACGCGAGCGTGGCCTTGAGCTGGATGTCGACGTTGCCCTTGAGGGCGCGCGAAACGGGGCAGGTGTCGCGCGCCGTTGCGGCAATCTTCTGAAAGGTCGCGTCGTCGATCGATGGCACGACGCCGTTCACCTCGAGCTCGATCCGCGTGATCGTGAATGCGTCGTTCACCCGCTCGACGGTGCACTTGGCCGAGGTCTCGACCCTCGTTGCGGGCGTTCCGTTCCGCTCGAGCGCGCCGCTGAACGCCATGCTGTAGCAGGCCGCTTCGGCCGCGGCGAGCATTTCTTCGGGGTTCGAGCCCGCGCCGGACTCGAACCGAGAGCTAAACGAGTAATCGGCGCTCAGACCGGTGGCCGTGCTGAACGTTCCCGTGCCGCCCTTGAGCCCACCTTCCCAACGCGCCTTCGCATCCCGTGTCGGCATCTCAGGTTCCTCTATCGTGTATGCGGCTGTTGAATCGCGCCGACTGACCTCCGACGCGCCTTGACGCCGTTCAACGCCGGCCATTGAATCCGAGCGATGAGCGACGTTCCTCCTCGGCCTCTTCCCGCGTCAGCGCAGCGCGTGCCGCCCAGCATCGAGCGCGTGCTGTCGCGCTTCCGCGCGATGAGCCGGGAAGAAAAGATGCAGACCCTGGTCTACTACTCCAAGAAGCTCGAGCCCGTCCCGCAGCGGTTCAGGGATTTGGATCGGGCGCAGTTCGCGGTACCGGAGTGCCAGACCGCGGTGGAGCTCTACCCGGAATTCCACGACGGCAAGCTTCACTTCTACGCCGAGCTCGACGTCAAGCAATCGCCAACGGTGGCCGCGTTTCTTGCCATTCTCTTTTCCGCGATCAACGAGCAGCCACCGGCCACGACCTTGGCCATTCCGAACGATTTCGTGCACCACGTGATGGAAGGGATCGGGCTCTCGGGGCGAGAGGTGGGCCTCAACGCGATGGTCGCGCGCATCAAGCGACACGCTGAGCGCGCGTCGGCGGAACGAGGCGCCGCGTAACCACATGACCGAAGCCGAGCTCGACGACGCACTGTCGTCACCGCGACCTGAGACCGAGGCGGCGCTTGCCGCCTGCCCGGGCGACGTCATCGTGCTCGGCGCGGGTGGGAAGATGGGTCCGTCGCTCGCCCGCATGGCTCGCCGCGCCGCGCGCGACTCGCGCCGCGTGATGGCCGTGTCGCGCTGGTCGTCGGCCGCAGCGAGGCGGCAACTCGACGACGCCGGTATCGAGACGGTTTCGGCGGATCTTCTCGACCGCCATGCGGTGACGAAGCTTCCCGATGCGCCGAACGTGATCTTCATGGCGGGACAGAAATTCGGGACGACGGGCAGCCCGGAGCTGACATGGGGAATGAACACCCTCGTGCCGGCGTACTGCGCCGATCGGTATCGCGAGTCGCGCATCGTCGCGTTCTCGACGGGCAACGTGTATGCGCTCACGCCGGTTGAATCCGGCGGATCGCACGAGACCGACGTGCTCGCGCCGGTCGGCGAGTACGCGGCGTCGTGCCTCGGGCGAGAGCGCCTGTTCGAGATGGCGTCGCGCGCGAACGGGACGCGCATGGCGATCCTGCGCCTCAACTACGCGATCGATTTGCGCTACGGCGTGCTCGTCGACATCGCGCTCAAGGTATTTCGCTCGGAACCGATCTCGGTGGACATGGGTTACGTGAACGTCATTTGGCAGGGCGACGCCAACCGAGTGGCCATCGAATCGCTGCCGCTCACCAGCTCGCCGCCGTTCGTCGTGAACCTCACCGGCAGTGAGACGCTTTCGGTTCGAGAGCTGGCGACGTGGTTCGGCGAACGTTTCAAGAAAGCGCCGCGCTTCACCGGCACGGAGCGGCCCGACGCGCTGCTGAGCAACACGAGCAAGCTTCGCTCGTCGTTCGCGCCAATGTCGGTGCCGCTCGAAGAGCTTCGCGGCTGGGTCGCCGACTGGGTCGAAAACGGCGGGCCGTTACTCGGCAAACCGACCAAATTCGAGACTCGCGATGGCAAGTTCTAAGAGCGCCGTGAGCCCCGCCGCCGCCGGCGCGCCGGCGCGGAGCGTTCGCGAACATCTGCGGCTCGGCCAGGTGATCCCCGCGCATCCGCTCGCGCTCACCGAATCGCGCGCGCTCGACGAAACGCGCCAGCGAGGTCTCACGCGTTATTACATCGATGCCGGCGCGGGCGGCGTCGCGGTGGGCGTGCACACCACGCAGTTCGCGATCCGCGACTCGGGTGTCGGTCTCCTCCACCCGGTCCTCGAGCTGGCGATGGACGAAGCCCGCGCCAAGGTCGAACACGGGCGGATCTTCGCGATGATCGCCGGCGTTTGTGGTCCGACGGCGCAAGCGGCCGGCGAAGCCGAGCTGGCGGCGGCGGTCGGCTACGACGCCGGCCTGCTCAGCCTCGGTGGGCTCGGCGCGGCGAGCGACGACGAGTTGCTCGCACATTGCCGCACGATCGCCGAGATCATTCCGCTCTTCGGTTTCTATCTGCAGCCCGCGGTCGGCGGCCGCGTCCTGTCGTATCGATTCTGGCGTGAATTCGCCGAAATCCCGAACGTGTGGGCGATCAAGATCGCGCCGTTCAACCGGTATCAGACGATCGATGTGGTGCGAGCTGTCGTCGAGGCCGGCCGGGACGACATCGCGCTGTACACGGGCAACGACGACAACATCGTCGCCGATCTCCTCACGCCGTTTCCGATCGGCGTCGGCGGGACGACCGTGCTGCGATGGATCGACGGCGGCCTGCTCGGACAGTGGGCGGTATGGACGCGCGGCGCCGTGGCGCTCCTCGCGGCGATCAAGGACGCGCGCGCCTCCGGCGAGTTCGGGCCGACGCTTCTCTCACACGGCGCCGCGCTCACCGACGCCAATGCCGCCGTTTTCGACTCGGCCAACGGCTTCGCCGGCTGCATTCCCGGAATTCACGAAGTGCTGCGCCGCCAAGGCCTGCTCGACGGCATTTGGTGCCTCGATCCGGACGAAGTGCTGTCGCCCGGGCAGTCGGACGAGATCACGCGCGTCGAGCGCAGCTACCCTGAGGTCACGGACGCAGGGCTGATCGTCGACTGATCGTCGCGAGCGACGGTCAAATATCGTCGCTCGGCTCTCGCGGCGACGCGCTCGTCACCGCGAGCTTCGTCGCCATCGGTCCCTGGTGGATCACAGTGCGCGTCGGCAGCGCGAACTGCACCTTCTCGGTCGCGAAGCGGCGGAGGACCTCGAGGTTGATCGCCTGCTGGATGTCCATGTAGCGCTTGTAGTCCGGGTCCAGCACGTAGTAGACGGCTTCGACGCGGACCGACGCGTCCCCAAAGCCGGCGATGTGACAGCGGTCGAATTTCACCGGCGATTGCGCGGTGATGATCTCCTCGACGATCGCCGGCAGCCGCTGCAGCGCGTCTGGCGGGGTATCGAACGCCATCTCGAGGCGGAACACGACTCGGCGCTGATACATCCGCTTGAAGTTGTGCAGCCGGCTCTTGAGCAGATCCGCGTTCCCGATGACTACCTGCTCGCCCGAGACGCTGCGAACACGCGTGGTCTTGAGTCCGATGTGCTCGACGGTGCCCGTGACGTCCCCCACGCCGATCGTGTCGCCCACGTCGAACGGTTTGTCGAAGACGATCGAGAGCGACGCGAGCACGTCGCCGAGGATGTTCTGCACGGCGAGCGCGATCGCGATGCCGCCGATCCCCAGCCCCGTGATGAGCGTCGTGACGTGCAGGCCGAACGCCCACTCCAGCGCGCCGAGCACGACGAGCGTCCAGAGCATGACCTTCGCGGCGACGCCGATCGCCGTGATCATCGTGACGCTCGCGCGGTCGTTGCTCGCCGTGCGGTTCATGGAGTAGTACTTGACCCAGAACCCGACGGCCGCGGCGCCCCAGAGCGCCGTCTGCCAGAGGAAAACGAGCTTGCTGAACGGGCCGACGATCAACTCGATGCGCGGCGGCAGCGTCAGCTGCGCGATGCCCGACATCAACGCGAAGACGGCGATCACCCACGCCCGCGTCTTCGCGATCAGCTCGACGACCATGTCGTCGACGTGGTTCGTGGTGCGCTCGGCGAGCGCGCCGACGCGCTTGACGAGCAGCTCGCGAAGCGCGATGCCCACGACGAACACGACGACGGCGACGATCGCCGCCGTCATCCACTCGCGCAGCGTGTTGTAGTTGTAGAGGTCGGACAGGAATTGAAACGCGCGCATTCGGTCGTCTGAGAGACGACCAATGATAATTCAAACCCGCCGCGGTGCGCTCCCGGCGTCAGGTCTTGCCGTGCGCCCTCGCCGAGTCGATGGTGGCGCCGAGGATGACGACGATCTGCCGCATCGCGTCGGGCATGGTCCCGTCGTCGGCGCGAACCGTTTTCGTGGCGCCGTCGAAGGTGATGCGGAGCGTGTACTGGAACATGTCCGCCGCATTGTGGGTCGTGCCGTAGTCGTCGTGCAGATTCATCGGCGCCAGGCTCCAAACGACGCTGAACAACGAATCCGCGGCGGCCGGCGTGAACGCGCCCGAGGCCGAGTCCATCGGCGCGGGGCAGCTCGTGCCGCAGACGTGGCGACGCGCGTAGACGAACGAGCGGTCGTCGTGGTTGGCCCGCCAGCTCGTAGACAACGCAGCGATTCCGCCTTCGGCGGTGAGCTCGATGTGCGCGCCGTTCAACGTGCCGAACGAATCGACGGGCCGGGACGGCGCGGCCGGGCCGGAGGAGCTATGGGTGCACGCGCCCGCCGTGATGGCGGCGACGGCAAAGACGACGAATGAAGTTCTCATGCGGTA contains the following coding sequences:
- a CDS encoding NAD-dependent epimerase/dehydratase family protein, with the protein product MTEAELDDALSSPRPETEAALAACPGDVIVLGAGGKMGPSLARMARRAARDSRRVMAVSRWSSAAARRQLDDAGIETVSADLLDRHAVTKLPDAPNVIFMAGQKFGTTGSPELTWGMNTLVPAYCADRYRESRIVAFSTGNVYALTPVESGGSHETDVLAPVGEYAASCLGRERLFEMASRANGTRMAILRLNYAIDLRYGVLVDIALKVFRSEPISVDMGYVNVIWQGDANRVAIESLPLTSSPPFVVNLTGSETLSVRELATWFGERFKKAPRFTGTERPDALLSNTSKLRSSFAPMSVPLEELRGWVADWVENGGPLLGKPTKFETRDGKF
- a CDS encoding OsmC family peroxiredoxin; this encodes MPTRDAKARWEGGLKGGTGTFSTATGLSADYSFSSRFESGAGSNPEEMLAAAEAACYSMAFSGALERNGTPATRVETSAKCTVERVNDAFTITRIELEVNGVVPSIDDATFQKIAATARDTCPVSRALKGNVDIQLKATLAS
- a CDS encoding mechanosensitive ion channel family protein, whose protein sequence is MRAFQFLSDLYNYNTLREWMTAAIVAVVVFVVGIALRELLVKRVGALAERTTNHVDDMVVELIAKTRAWVIAVFALMSGIAQLTLPPRIELIVGPFSKLVFLWQTALWGAAAVGFWVKYYSMNRTASNDRASVTMITAIGVAAKVMLWTLVVLGALEWAFGLHVTTLITGLGIGGIAIALAVQNILGDVLASLSIVFDKPFDVGDTIGVGDVTGTVEHIGLKTTRVRSVSGEQVVIGNADLLKSRLHNFKRMYQRRVVFRLEMAFDTPPDALQRLPAIVEEIITAQSPVKFDRCHIAGFGDASVRVEAVYYVLDPDYKRYMDIQQAINLEVLRRFATEKVQFALPTRTVIHQGPMATKLAVTSASPREPSDDI
- a CDS encoding cupin domain-containing protein; translated protein: MSTTAERSVTYYKWDEIPRENVSPLLDRKLITGDKMMLAHVYLKKGCIVPKHTHENEQLTYILEGALRFWIGEDESQTLVVSAGQVLHIPSMVPHKAEALEDTLDVDIFDPPRQDWLNKTDAYLRK
- a CDS encoding dihydrodipicolinate synthase family protein, producing the protein MASSKSAVSPAAAGAPARSVREHLRLGQVIPAHPLALTESRALDETRQRGLTRYYIDAGAGGVAVGVHTTQFAIRDSGVGLLHPVLELAMDEARAKVEHGRIFAMIAGVCGPTAQAAGEAELAAAVGYDAGLLSLGGLGAASDDELLAHCRTIAEIIPLFGFYLQPAVGGRVLSYRFWREFAEIPNVWAIKIAPFNRYQTIDVVRAVVEAGRDDIALYTGNDDNIVADLLTPFPIGVGGTTVLRWIDGGLLGQWAVWTRGAVALLAAIKDARASGEFGPTLLSHGAALTDANAAVFDSANGFAGCIPGIHEVLRRQGLLDGIWCLDPDEVLSPGQSDEITRVERSYPEVTDAGLIVD
- a CDS encoding SufE family protein — protein: MSDVPPRPLPASAQRVPPSIERVLSRFRAMSREEKMQTLVYYSKKLEPVPQRFRDLDRAQFAVPECQTAVELYPEFHDGKLHFYAELDVKQSPTVAAFLAILFSAINEQPPATTLAIPNDFVHHVMEGIGLSGREVGLNAMVARIKRHAERASAERGAA